The following coding sequences lie in one Mesorhizobium sp. DCY119 genomic window:
- a CDS encoding alpha/beta hydrolase: protein MNQAIVSRSAPAMSGFERAEYDIGGVRTVVHSIGKGKPLVFLHGAGTFPGFEFAHLLAADARVIIPYHPGFGESADGEHIASIDDHVLHYADLFDRLGLADFDLAGFSFGGWIAAEYAARMSSSLRRLALVAPAGLVVRAHPAPDLSTVAPQDLPGYLTHDPQVAIGYFPKAPDPAFDQSLGREMMAFGKLLGDEPQGNPNLERWLHRISVPTLLLWGSEDRMRPAAQASAWLKRLPNARLELVADAGHLLFEEKPTTAVAILRDFLAA, encoded by the coding sequence ATGAACCAGGCAATCGTCTCCAGATCCGCGCCAGCAATGAGCGGCTTCGAGCGCGCCGAGTATGATATCGGCGGCGTCCGCACCGTCGTCCACAGCATCGGCAAGGGCAAGCCCTTGGTGTTTCTTCACGGTGCGGGCACTTTTCCCGGCTTCGAATTCGCCCACCTGCTTGCCGCCGATGCGCGCGTGATCATTCCCTACCATCCCGGTTTCGGCGAATCCGCCGACGGCGAGCACATCGCATCGATCGACGACCATGTGCTGCATTATGCCGACCTGTTCGATCGCCTCGGCCTCGCAGACTTCGACCTTGCCGGCTTCTCGTTCGGCGGCTGGATCGCCGCCGAATATGCCGCGCGCATGAGCAGCAGCCTGCGCCGGCTGGCACTGGTGGCGCCGGCCGGGCTGGTGGTGCGCGCGCATCCTGCGCCGGACCTTTCGACTGTCGCGCCGCAGGATTTGCCGGGCTATCTAACGCATGATCCGCAAGTGGCGATCGGCTATTTCCCGAAGGCACCCGATCCGGCCTTCGACCAGTCGCTTGGCCGCGAAATGATGGCATTCGGCAAGCTTCTCGGCGACGAGCCGCAAGGCAACCCCAATCTTGAACGCTGGCTGCATCGCATCAGCGTTCCGACCCTTTTGCTTTGGGGCAGCGAGGACCGCATGCGCCCGGCAGCCCAGGCGTCCGCCTGGCTCAAGCGACTTCCAAACGCGCGGCTCGAACTGGTGGCAGATGCAGGCCATCTCCTGTTCGAGGAAAAGCCGACGACCGCCGTCGCAATCCTTCGCGACTTCCTCGCCGCATGA
- a CDS encoding cupin domain-containing protein, which yields MIVMQAGVTKSEEAYDGAKWSILGQTYTLKQQSDASMAWHAILPPGTFVPPHTHPTQDEFISVFEGRLDLWLNGKEVIANAGDLIRLPMGEPHGIFNKSSGTVSSLFWVSPTRALRGLFERIHNVGDPAEVVRIAAEHEVDFLPPPA from the coding sequence ATGATTGTGATGCAGGCCGGCGTGACCAAAAGCGAGGAAGCCTATGACGGTGCCAAATGGAGCATTCTTGGCCAGACCTACACGCTGAAACAACAGTCGGATGCTTCGATGGCCTGGCATGCGATCCTGCCGCCCGGCACCTTCGTGCCGCCGCACACTCATCCGACGCAGGACGAGTTCATCTCGGTCTTCGAAGGTCGTCTCGACCTCTGGCTGAACGGCAAGGAAGTCATCGCCAACGCCGGCGATCTCATCCGCCTGCCGATGGGCGAGCCGCACGGCATCTTCAACAAATCCTCCGGTACGGTCAGCAGCCTGTTCTGGGTTTCGCCGACGCGGGCGCTGCGCGGCCTTTTCGAACGCATTCATAATGTCGGCGATCCGGCCGAAGTGGTGCGCATCGCCGCCGAGCACGAGGTCGACTTCCTGCCGCCTCCGGCCTGA